A genomic stretch from Barnesiella intestinihominis YIT 11860 includes:
- a CDS encoding glycoside hydrolase domain-containing protein, whose product MMATNQRNLLKKATFWSLCCLLFSGPISAQKVYPAYGLNDFVETADPETYDSKQWDDLSSGLHAAWGSIDTLYKKGNVPANKIKQTKAVVWKGEKVNFIALAYTKNEIKDVKCVTSDLKGISSIIPAGNVKSNFVRYTLSDKFKISDEILACAARTPHKTQNSHLVPDVLDYIPQMTIPGRTTRPIWITVEIPRDIPSGEYTGEIFIRSAAGEDQILSLTVEVLDHIVPAPKDWQFHLDLWQNCVSVKRYHKPTLWSDEHFEILAEYFKILADAGQKVCTAVINHGGQSFDDWYESMILWTKKADGTWSYDYTVFDKFVNMMASIGIDQQINCYSMYPWGATRYFDEKSGDWISIQPEPGTQEFADFWRPFLLDFREHLKENGWFEKTAIAMDEKLEPIMAGVISFIKETTPDFKIALAGGYIPSLQEDIYDLSIFVGHPTTSENMQARIAQGKPTTFYTSCSWPEHPNQFTFSPPAESALVGWFAYAQGYTGFLRWAYNIWVQNVLKDTRCASAPAGDQHMVYPGPRNSVRMARLREGIQDYEKLRVIMERLKGLGTPEANENIQKLQRVLQTFSLGEISKETDNRITSLVNDAKAVLTEVAKATPVNMSNLVIPSKDRNTIEIYPNPTDDKLFISYDGDTEKISYQICSTSGQVLQTSNTKPVYKYINIKNIPSGNYIIKFNVGSQVISKKFIKN is encoded by the coding sequence GCATGGGGGTCGATCGATACTTTATACAAAAAAGGAAATGTCCCCGCAAATAAAATAAAACAAACGAAAGCAGTCGTATGGAAAGGCGAAAAAGTAAACTTCATCGCATTGGCTTATACCAAAAACGAGATAAAAGACGTAAAATGCGTTACCTCCGATTTAAAAGGTATATCTTCCATAATTCCGGCGGGAAATGTCAAATCTAACTTTGTCCGATACACACTCTCCGACAAGTTCAAAATTTCAGACGAAATATTGGCTTGTGCCGCTCGAACGCCGCATAAAACACAAAATAGCCACCTCGTGCCCGATGTTCTCGATTATATCCCCCAAATGACGATACCGGGAAGAACCACTCGCCCGATATGGATTACAGTAGAGATTCCACGAGACATACCGTCGGGAGAATATACGGGAGAGATATTTATTCGTTCGGCTGCGGGTGAAGACCAAATACTGTCTTTGACCGTAGAAGTACTCGACCATATAGTCCCCGCACCGAAAGATTGGCAATTCCATCTCGACCTTTGGCAAAACTGTGTTTCGGTAAAAAGGTATCATAAGCCTACCCTATGGAGCGACGAACATTTCGAGATACTGGCAGAGTATTTTAAAATATTGGCCGATGCCGGACAAAAAGTTTGCACCGCCGTAATCAACCACGGAGGACAAAGTTTCGACGACTGGTACGAAAGTATGATTCTATGGACCAAAAAAGCCGATGGCACTTGGTCTTATGACTATACGGTATTCGATAAATTCGTGAATATGATGGCTTCGATAGGAATCGACCAACAAATCAATTGTTACTCGATGTACCCGTGGGGAGCTACACGTTACTTCGACGAAAAATCAGGCGATTGGATTTCTATACAGCCAGAACCCGGCACACAGGAATTTGCAGATTTTTGGAGGCCCTTCCTCCTCGATTTCCGGGAACACCTCAAAGAAAATGGCTGGTTCGAAAAAACAGCTATCGCTATGGACGAAAAACTCGAACCCATTATGGCCGGAGTAATCTCTTTCATCAAAGAGACAACCCCCGACTTCAAGATAGCATTGGCCGGGGGTTATATCCCCTCCTTGCAAGAAGACATATACGATCTGTCCATCTTTGTGGGTCACCCCACTACATCGGAGAACATGCAGGCTCGAATCGCACAAGGTAAACCCACGACATTTTATACGAGCTGTTCATGGCCCGAACACCCCAACCAGTTCACATTCTCGCCTCCTGCCGAAAGTGCTCTTGTCGGGTGGTTCGCATACGCTCAGGGATATACAGGATTCTTGCGTTGGGCCTACAACATTTGGGTGCAGAACGTTCTCAAAGATACCCGCTGTGCATCGGCTCCGGCAGGCGACCAACACATGGTATATCCCGGACCTCGCAACTCTGTAAGAATGGCCCGCCTACGTGAAGGCATCCAAGATTATGAAAAGTTACGAGTCATTATGGAACGCCTGAAAGGGCTGGGTACGCCGGAAGCCAACGAAAACATTCAAAAACTGCAAAGAGTATTGCAAACATTCTCATTGGGAGAAATCAGCAAAGAGACCGACAACCGCATCACGAGCTTGGTGAACGACGCAAAAGCCGTACTGACCGAAGTCGCAAAAGCAACGCCCGTAAACATGTCCAATCTGGTGATTCCGTCGAAAGACCGCAATACAATCGAAATTTATCCCAATCCCACGGACGACAAACTGTTCATCTCCTACGATGGAGATACGGAAAAGATAAGCTATCAAATATGCTCCACTTCGGGACAAGTATTGCAAACATCGAACACGAAACCCGTCTATAAATACATAAACATCAAAAATATACCATCGGGTAACTACATTATAAAATTCAATGTCGGATCGCAAGTTATCAGTAAAAAATTCATTAAAAACTAA
- a CDS encoding LamG-like jellyroll fold domain-containing protein, whose amino-acid sequence MKPKKITSCMLFAMIFSCGMSLQAANIKAVNFIHDNSIRGCDIHLSQEGNKYFADVYNQQQTIEMWVRISETLDAQGGVLISTKSAFVDDPANDNKSGGYELMLQPNGWARATFCVGNGGNEPKWVNTQLQAGEWAKLSMVIDGNKLICYKNGEKTVEETFSAPIAVGTGDLTLGANPNWVDGEKFQGMITDVRIWTVARTEEEIKSDLNYYFASKKENLFLNWNMQEGEGTTLKNLMHSSRNQASIVLINDMDETGIEWVDNSGCPIYEEGSSSIETARQKQAAYISGDNILIDGENINGAALYTIDGRLVMSISSHHNTIDISDLTPGYYIFKAIIDNNPVSLKLRK is encoded by the coding sequence ATGAAACCGAAAAAAATTACTTCATGCATGTTATTTGCCATGATTTTCAGTTGCGGAATGTCATTACAGGCTGCAAACATCAAAGCTGTCAACTTTATCCACGACAACAGCATCAGAGGCTGTGATATTCACCTGTCACAAGAAGGGAACAAGTACTTCGCCGATGTCTACAACCAACAACAGACCATCGAAATGTGGGTGCGTATAAGCGAAACCCTCGACGCGCAAGGCGGCGTATTGATAAGCACTAAAAGTGCATTCGTCGATGATCCTGCCAATGACAACAAATCAGGGGGCTACGAACTGATGCTGCAACCCAACGGCTGGGCGAGAGCTACATTCTGTGTCGGTAACGGAGGTAACGAACCTAAATGGGTCAATACTCAGTTACAAGCCGGAGAATGGGCAAAACTGTCTATGGTGATAGACGGGAACAAACTGATCTGCTATAAAAACGGAGAAAAAACAGTGGAGGAAACTTTCAGCGCACCAATAGCTGTTGGCACAGGAGACCTCACATTGGGCGCCAATCCCAACTGGGTAGATGGCGAAAAATTTCAAGGAATGATAACCGATGTCAGAATTTGGACGGTAGCCCGCACAGAAGAAGAAATAAAATCCGATTTGAATTACTATTTCGCCTCAAAAAAAGAGAACCTCTTTCTCAACTGGAACATGCAGGAAGGAGAAGGCACGACATTGAAAAACTTGATGCATTCGAGTAGAAACCAAGCCTCGATAGTTTTAATCAACGACATGGACGAAACAGGAATCGAATGGGTGGACAATAGCGGCTGCCCGATATACGAGGAGGGATCGTCGAGCATAGAAACTGCTCGGCAAAAACAAGCGGCCTATATCAGCGGAGACAATATTCTTATCGACGGTGAAAATATAAATGGAGCAGCACTATACACGATAGACGGAAGATTGGTCATGAGCATTTCATCACATCATAACACCATAGACATAAGCGATTTAACTCCGGGGTACTATATATTCAAAGCAATAATAGACAACAATCCGGTATCTTTGAAATTAAGAAAATAA